Part of the Salinigranum rubrum genome is shown below.
GAGGACCCCACGCCGTCCAGAACGTCGATACGGTGCCGTTCCACGCGAGGCGAGTCGAACTGAAACACCGTTGAACGACTCTCGAACTCACAGCCGCGCGAGTCGCTCTCGGACGTCGTCCCAGTGGCTCCCCTTCCAGAACACCTGCCCGCAGTCACGACACCGGTGACACGGCGTGTCGGCGGGGTCCGGGGCGTAGTCGGGGACTGCCTCTCCCGCGTCGACTGGTTCCACCCGGCCGTTGCACCGCCCACACCGCGTCGGTCGGTCGGAGAGCGTGAGTTCGAACCCCTCCCGTCGCAGTTCGCGAAGCTGGTCCTCGATTTCCCGGCTGCCGACGTGGACTCCCCCCGGCGCACGTTCTGCCAACTGTCGGTCCCGTGTGACGAGTTGCCGGTCCTCGTCGCGGGCGAGCGCCAGGACGTCGTCGTCGGCCTCGACGCCGTGGTCGAGCGCGTACGCCGCGTCGTACCCACACATCCGGAGGTAGCGCGCCAGTTTGCCGAGCATCACGTCGAGGAGGAGCCGTCGAGCCATCGGTATCGATTCAGTCGTCGAGGAACGCTCGAACCTCGTCCACGCCCCACGTGTTGAGCACGTCGCTCGCCTCGGCCCACCCGCGCCGCGCGGTGTGGACGCCGTACCGGACGTAGTCGAACTCACCCACCGAGTGCGCGTCGGTGTTCACGACGACCGGCGCCCCGGCGTCGACCGCCGCGCGGACGCCCGCGCCGGAGAGGTCCAATCGGTGAGGATTGGCGTTCACCTCCAGCGCCGTTCCCGCGCTGGCTGCCGCCTCGGCGATGCGCTCGTAGTCCAGTTCCATCCCCTTGCGGCGGTTCAACAGCCGGCCCGTCGGGTGCCCGAGGATATCGACCGCCGGGTGTTCGACTGCCTCGACGAGCCGTGCGGTCGCCTCCTCGCGCCCCTGGTCGAGCGCGGCGTGCGGCGAGGCGACCACGACGTCCAGTTCGTCGAGGAGTCCCTCGCCGACCGAGAGGCCGCCGTCGGCGTCGATGTTCGCCTCGACGCCGTGGAACACTTCGATTTCGAAACCGTCGGCGACGTCGGCGACGACCGACGCCTGTTCTTCGAGTTCTTCGTCCGAGAGGCCGACGCCACCGACCATTCCCGGCCCGGTGGCGTGGTCGGTGACGGCGTGGTAGTCGTAGCCTCGCTCCGTGGCCCCCGCGAGCATCTCTTCGAGGGTGGCGCGTCCGTCCGACCAGTCCGTGTGGGTGTGGAGGTCACCCCTGACTCCGTCGGT
Proteins encoded:
- a CDS encoding Mut7-C RNAse domain-containing protein is translated as MARRLLLDVMLGKLARYLRMCGYDAAYALDHGVEADDDVLALARDEDRQLVTRDRQLAERAPGGVHVGSREIEDQLRELRREGFELTLSDRPTRCGRCNGRVEPVDAGEAVPDYAPDPADTPCHRCRDCGQVFWKGSHWDDVRERLARL